One part of the Sarcophilus harrisii chromosome 5, mSarHar1.11, whole genome shotgun sequence genome encodes these proteins:
- the TWISTNB gene encoding DNA-directed RNA polymerase I subunit RPA43, which translates to MAASAAAGPGSGLQLPTFAAACALVKPGSCLSVGPHRRHVALSPRFLDRKRSGLRQQLDQELLRYSESLRGVPVAYDNLRIVGELGDIYDDQGHIHLNIEADFVIFCPERGQKLLGKVNKVAPSHLGCLVHGCFNASIPKPEHMAAEQWQGLHFSVGDELEFEVSRLDSDAAGVFCIRGLLLLSSLPPTDSALPKGSGDVSSETEPGAEGEKPKKSKKGLKKSCSAWGDLPATLPSDKAEPSDKAEPSEKAEPSDEAGAVETDSPAQEAEKELCEEQEPRMKKKKKKHHREKQEPLELDPQCQASDSSGYQSDHQKKKKKRKRPSDEPEGAAAPEEEPRPKKKKKKEKE; encoded by the exons ATGGCGGCTTCTGCGGCCGCGGGCCCCGGTTCCGGGCTCCAGCTGCCCACCTTCGCGGCGGCCTGCGCCCTGGTGAAGCCGGGCTCGTGCCTGAGCGTGGGTCCGCACCGGCGGCACGTGGCTCTGTCGCCGCGCTTCCTGGACCGCAAGCGGAGCGGCCTCCGGCAGCAGCTGGACCAGGAGCTGCTGCGCTACTCGGAGAG cctgcGGGGCGTCCCCGTAGCCTACGACAACCTGCGCATCGTGGGCGAGCTGGGCGACATCTACGACGACCAGGGCCACATCCACCTCAACATCGAGGCCGACTTCGTCATTTTCTGCCCCGAGAGGGGCCAGAAGCTGCTG GGCAAGGTTAACAAAGTGGCCCCCAGCCACCTGGGCTGCTTGGTGCACGGCTGCTTCAACGCTTCCATCCCCAAGCCCGAGCACATGGCCGCGGAGCAGTGGCAAGGCCTGCACTTCAGCGTCGGGGACGAGCTGGAGTTCGAGGTGTCCCGCCTGGACTCGGACGCAGCCGGCGTGTTCTGCATCCGGGGCCTGCTGCTGCTCAGCAG CTTGCCACCCACCGACTCTGCGCTTCCCAAAGGTTCTGGCGACGTGAGCAGCGAGACCGAGCCTGGAGCAGAGGGAGAGAAGCCAAAGAAGAGCAAGAAGGGGCTGAAGAAGTCCTGCTCGGCCTGGGGTGACCTGCCGGCCACTCTACCTTCAGACAAGGCTGAGCCTTCAGACAAGGCCGAGCCTTCAGAAAAGGCTGAGCCTTCGGACGAGGCTGGGGCAGTGGAGACTGACAGCCCTGCCCAGGAGGCTGAGAAGGAACTGTGTGAGGAGCAGGAGCCTcggatgaagaagaagaagaagaagcaccATCGAGAAAAGCAGGAGCCACTGGAACTTGACCCTCAGTGCCAAGCCAGCGACTCAAGCGGCTACCAGAGTGaccaccagaaaaagaaaaagaagaggaaaaggccCAGTGACGAGCCTGAGGGTGCTGCGGCCCCGGAAGAAGAGCCGAGGccgaagaagaagaagaagaaggaaaaggagtga